The genomic segment TATATGACCAAAGAAGAATATGCATTGCGGGGGTACGATCTACCATGGCTTCCCTTTTTTTGCTTTCTTGAAAAAAAAGTATCAGTCGCTGGAAGAAATCGGCAGGGTGGGCTTGTCCGTCAGTGTCCACGGAGCTTCCAGAAGGTCGGCGATTTTCCGAAGAAAGGCCGCAGCGGTAATCTCATCAGCTGCACACTGGTCAATGGCCAGAGACACATTCAGCAGTTTTCGAATCACCGGCTTTCCCTCAAGCGGCACAACGTCATCGGCGATGTATCCGATGGACAGAATCCCGTTGGCCGAAGGCGGCGCAATGGCATAAAACCATTCAATACCGTACATTCCCAGGCCGCTCAAAACCAGGGTTGCTCCGTCAAAATCGTCCGGGGTAAGCCGATTCGCCCTCGCCCGTCGAAGCAGGGCATCAGAGGCCTCCGCCATCTCCGCCAGTGTCAGGCGTCCGGCATCCTGAATCACCGGTACCACCAGCCCCTGCGGGGCGGCGACGGCAAATCCCAGACCGATTTTTTCCGGAACCTCCCAGAGCCCCGCCTGGAGGTTTGGTTTGGCGCAGACTTGCGGAAACACGGCAGCAGCGCGGACCATAGCCGTCAAAACGAGGTCGTTGGTAGTCAGGCGAATGCCGGTCTGCCGGCTGTATTCCTTGCGCATGGCTACCATATCCGTCACATCCGCCCAGACCGAATAATATCCGAAGGCCTTGGTCTGCTTGGCCTCCAGCATCGTTCGGCCGATGAGTTTCTGGATTCGTGTCAGGGGCCGCCGCCGACAGTATTGGTTTTCTGTGTTCTCTGGTGTTTTCAGGTCCATTCGGCCTATTGTACTGTGCGCCCAAGCTTCGGCAAGCGGTTTTTCGCTTGCCCTTCAGGAAAAGCCGTTTATACTCAGGATAGGCCGCCTGGTTTGTCAGTACTTCTTTCAGTGCGGCGGAATTTTGGTAAGGAAAGGTATGGTTATGCATCAGCCCGGAATGCCGCATCCCGGACACAACAAACACCTGTGTTATCTCATCAACCTCCATTTTCATCACACGCACTGGGAACAGTACAAAAAACTGGTGGAAAACTCCCAGTATGTGTGCAAGCTGTGCGGGCGCACGGCCGCCGACAAAAACCGTCTCTGCCGGCCCGTGAAACTCTGACTCCGTTCCGAGAACGGCCGGCGTCCGGCGGGTGCTTACTCCTGCTCCTGCAGGAATTGAACCGCCAGTCCCAGCACGCCTTCACTCATCATTCGGGTGCGATCCACCCGAACCACCTTGCCGGTTTTGATGCGGGCATACTGCCCTTTCTGATGAGCCAGATGGGCTGTTCGCGGGAAGTTTAATTCGACCTCTTGTCCCGGGCGGACCGGAGCTGTCAGAGGAATGGTCAAATAGGCCCCGCCTTTGCTGACATTTACGCTTCGCCCGTTGAAAAAGCGGTTGGCGCCAGGCAGCCAGACGCTTACCGGCCAACTCAATTCCGTTCGCACTTCCTTACGCTGTTCGACCAGTGTGC from the Anaerohalosphaeraceae bacterium genome contains:
- a CDS encoding 2-oxo acid dehydrogenase subunit E2, coding for MDLKTPENTENQYCRRRPLTRIQKLIGRTMLEAKQTKAFGYYSVWADVTDMVAMRKEYSRQTGIRLTTNDLVLTAMVRAAAVFPQVCAKPNLQAGLWEVPEKIGLGFAVAAPQGLVVPVIQDAGRLTLAEMAEASDALLRRARANRLTPDDFDGATLVLSGLGMYGIEWFYAIAPPSANGILSIGYIADDVVPLEGKPVIRKLLNVSLAIDQCAADEITAAAFLRKIADLLEAPWTLTDKPTLPISSSD
- a CDS encoding PilZ domain-containing protein, which encodes MDGTLVEQRKEVRTELSWPVSVWLPGANRFFNGRSVNVSKGGAYLTIPLTAPVRPGQEVELNFPRTAHLAHQKGQYARIKTGKVVRVDRTRMMSEGVLGLAVQFLQEQE